The following proteins are encoded in a genomic region of Comamonas resistens:
- a CDS encoding CidA/LrgA family protein, giving the protein MLYALATLFAFNLLGELLVRATGLPLPGALVGTLTLLIGLLFYKRLPKPLEDTASVLLQNMMLLFIPVIAGVMLEFDHLRREWLPFVLACVGGAAITFAATALTFHYFLQRQRAKEEAATGNKQEAA; this is encoded by the coding sequence ATGCTGTACGCGCTTGCCACTCTTTTCGCTTTCAATTTGCTGGGGGAGCTACTGGTGCGTGCCACGGGCTTGCCGCTGCCAGGCGCTCTGGTGGGCACCTTGACGCTGCTTATCGGCCTGCTGTTCTACAAGCGTTTGCCCAAGCCGCTGGAGGACACGGCCAGTGTGCTGCTGCAGAACATGATGCTGCTGTTCATCCCCGTGATTGCGGGCGTGATGCTGGAGTTTGATCATCTGCGCCGCGAATGGCTGCCCTTTGTACTGGCCTGCGTGGGCGGAGCGGCCATCACTTTTGCAGCAACGGCGCTGACCTTTCACTATTTCCTGCAACGCCAGCGCGCCAAGGAAGAAGCGGCCACCGGTAA